From the Thermococcus sp. 18S1 genome, one window contains:
- a CDS encoding KH domain-containing protein, producing the protein MDEFERLLKKYERIDKDGRPARGGRDEEITYAAEGEQEEFIRIPRDRVAVVIGRKGQTKREIEERTKTKIEVDSETGEVFITSTEETSDPLAVWKARDVIMAIGRGFSPKRAFRLFNEGEVLEVVNLTDVIIGNDKNALPRVRGRIIGRRGRTREIIEEMSGADVSVYGKTVAIIGNPIQVEVAKTAIEKLARGSPHGVVYKYLERRKKDLELESTTYYEALEGEPGEFGEDYDDEDFWED; encoded by the coding sequence ATGGACGAGTTTGAGAGACTGCTGAAGAAGTATGAGCGGATAGACAAGGACGGCCGGCCCGCCAGGGGCGGTCGCGATGAGGAGATAACCTACGCCGCGGAGGGCGAGCAGGAGGAGTTCATAAGAATCCCCCGCGACAGGGTTGCGGTCGTCATAGGCAGAAAGGGACAGACCAAGAGGGAGATAGAGGAGAGAACCAAGACCAAGATAGAGGTGGACAGCGAGACCGGCGAGGTCTTCATAACCTCCACTGAGGAGACCAGCGACCCCCTGGCCGTCTGGAAGGCGCGTGACGTGATAATGGCCATAGGAAGGGGCTTTTCCCCCAAGCGGGCGTTCCGGCTCTTCAACGAGGGAGAGGTCCTTGAGGTCGTCAACCTGACGGACGTGATAATCGGCAACGATAAGAACGCCCTCCCCCGCGTCAGGGGAAGGATAATCGGAAGGAGAGGAAGGACGCGCGAGATAATCGAGGAGATGAGCGGAGCGGATGTGAGCGTTTACGGAAAAACCGTCGCGATAATCGGCAACCCGATCCAGGTCGAGGTTGCCAAGACCGCCATAGAGAAGCTCGCCAGGGGCTCCCCGCACGGCGTCGTTTACAAGTACCTCGAGCGCAGAAAGAAGGACCTCGAACTCGAGAGCACGACCTACTACGAGGCCCTTGAAGGGGAGCCGGGCGAGTTCGGGGAGGACTACGATGACGAAGACTTTTGGGAGGACTGA
- a CDS encoding dolichyl-phosphate-mannose--protein mannosyltransferase has product MQWRRIAFILIVAVTIIGSMWYLYDFASQPVFRDYVGDEVWYVPAARNILHRLGVDLTYVNETTGSRGVNVIFSNQSMRIKYQYQVEKIAMRHGATYEREYLKFPGVYFELPPDEFEPFLEEVGREIPEGAYYTVPGYWYPDKDNIQNYLNTEHPFLGKDLIMLGMLLEDKPINWRVPGIIAFALIEILVVLATYRVSGSYLAALIALAFTVADPTLQAMSVVAMLDIHVALFVALFVFFLAYDRDHPAAFAIGLAGSTKLSGAFGWPILLGRALKREKSLISFLVTIAVLPAVGFLLPNVPAMAAIGPKKWFDEFLGSFRWHLSNKGGHPAASPVWEWFINKKAFALHYNPDIFAQTDPFLLLAMVLFILALPWLYRKKSGILASFGVFWSTVAVFLLQYALGGTTQFSFYATALVPPAAVVMGVALNELLRWEAFRESIWLYLEWLLEIKDRIRLRLGR; this is encoded by the coding sequence ATGCAGTGGCGAAGGATAGCCTTCATTCTGATAGTTGCCGTCACTATCATCGGCTCCATGTGGTATCTCTACGATTTTGCCTCTCAGCCCGTTTTTCGTGACTACGTGGGGGATGAGGTCTGGTACGTCCCCGCGGCCAGGAACATCCTCCACAGGCTCGGCGTTGACCTGACCTACGTGAACGAGACCACGGGCTCCAGGGGGGTAAACGTCATCTTCTCCAACCAGAGCATGCGGATAAAATACCAATACCAGGTGGAGAAAATCGCCATGAGGCACGGGGCGACCTACGAGAGGGAGTACCTCAAGTTCCCGGGCGTTTACTTTGAGCTTCCCCCCGACGAGTTCGAGCCCTTCCTTGAGGAAGTCGGGAGGGAAATACCCGAGGGGGCTTACTACACGGTTCCCGGCTACTGGTATCCCGACAAGGACAACATCCAGAACTACCTCAACACGGAGCATCCTTTCCTCGGGAAGGACCTCATAATGCTCGGCATGCTCCTGGAGGATAAGCCGATAAACTGGCGCGTCCCCGGCATCATCGCCTTCGCCCTCATCGAAATCCTCGTCGTCCTCGCGACTTACCGGGTGAGCGGGAGCTATCTGGCGGCCCTCATAGCCCTAGCCTTCACCGTAGCCGACCCCACCCTCCAGGCGATGTCTGTGGTGGCCATGCTTGACATCCACGTCGCCCTGTTCGTCGCCCTGTTCGTGTTTTTCCTGGCCTACGACAGGGACCACCCTGCAGCCTTTGCCATCGGACTCGCCGGCTCCACCAAGCTCAGCGGCGCCTTCGGGTGGCCCATCCTTCTTGGGAGGGCCCTCAAAAGGGAGAAGAGCCTCATCAGCTTTCTCGTGACGATAGCGGTTCTTCCGGCGGTCGGATTTCTCCTGCCGAACGTTCCTGCGATGGCGGCGATCGGACCGAAGAAGTGGTTTGACGAATTCCTCGGAAGCTTCAGGTGGCATCTCTCCAACAAAGGCGGCCATCCCGCCGCCTCTCCCGTCTGGGAGTGGTTCATAAACAAGAAGGCCTTCGCCCTGCACTACAACCCGGACATCTTCGCCCAGACTGATCCCTTCCTTCTCCTGGCGATGGTGCTCTTCATCCTCGCCCTCCCGTGGCTCTATAGGAAAAAATCCGGGATCCTCGCATCTTTCGGGGTGTTCTGGAGCACGGTGGCTGTATTCCTCCTCCAGTACGCACTCGGGGGCACGACACAGTTCAGCTTCTACGCAACCGCCCTGGTTCCCCCCGCTGCGGTGGTCATGGGCGTGGCCCTCAACGAGCTCCTCCGCTGGGAGGCCTTCAGGGAGTCAATCTGGCTCTACCTGGAGTGGCTGCTGGAGATAAAGGACAGGATAAGGCTGAGGCTGGGGAGGTGA
- a CDS encoding metal ABC transporter ATP-binding protein: MEAIAAEGLTILYSGKPAVEEVSFTLEDGETLLLLGPNGAGKTTLLKTIACFHRDYTGQLEVFGKPPCEAKKFIGYVPQSHSLNERVPLTALEVVAMGGVYRRGFVHFKLPPETMEKAREVLGFVGLAEVGDRLFSELSGGQKQRVLLARALMSDPKLLLLDEPLSALDPSARVDVASVLAKIKRERRVTMVITTHDINPLIEIGDRIMLLNKRLIAFGRPEDVLQDRIIKSVYGPLARVIPIEGRLFCITGDAHLHRHGGGGL, encoded by the coding sequence ATGGAGGCAATAGCGGCAGAAGGCCTCACGATACTCTACAGCGGAAAGCCTGCTGTGGAGGAAGTGAGCTTCACCTTAGAGGATGGCGAGACCCTCCTCCTGCTCGGCCCCAACGGGGCGGGTAAGACGACCCTGCTCAAGACAATCGCCTGCTTCCACAGGGACTACACGGGACAACTGGAGGTCTTCGGTAAACCTCCCTGCGAGGCGAAGAAGTTCATAGGCTACGTCCCCCAGAGCCACAGCCTCAATGAGAGAGTCCCCCTAACAGCCCTCGAGGTCGTTGCGATGGGCGGTGTCTACCGCCGCGGCTTCGTCCACTTCAAGCTCCCCCCCGAGACGATGGAAAAGGCGAGGGAGGTTCTCGGCTTCGTCGGGCTCGCGGAAGTGGGCGACAGACTTTTCAGCGAGCTGAGCGGCGGTCAGAAGCAGCGCGTCCTCCTCGCGAGGGCTCTGATGAGCGACCCCAAACTGCTCCTCCTCGACGAACCCCTCTCAGCCCTGGACCCCAGCGCAAGGGTCGATGTTGCCAGCGTTCTGGCCAAGATAAAGCGCGAGAGACGGGTAACTATGGTCATCACAACCCACGACATCAACCCCCTAATCGAGATTGGGGACAGAATCATGCTCCTTAACAAGCGCCTTATAGCCTTCGGAAGGCCGGAGGACGTACTTCAGGACAGGATAATCAAATCCGTATACGGCCCGCTGGCAAGGGTCATACCCATTGAGGGCAGGCTCTTCTGCATAACCGGCGACGCCCATCTGCACAGACACGGAGGTGGAGGGCTGTGA
- the rnhB gene encoding ribonuclease HII — translation MKLAGIDEAGRGPVIGPMVIAAVVVDERNVPKLEELGVKDSKRLTPRRRERLFDEIISLLDDYVVLELWPEEIDSREGTLNEFEVENFVKALNSLKVKPDVIYIDAADVKEARFGEDIRKRLNFEAEIVAEHKADDKFVPVSAASIIAKVTRDRAIEKLKEEYGEIGSGYPSDPRTRAFLENYYLEHGEFPPIVRRSWKTLRKIEEKLRAEMEAKKSKNKGQVSLDEFLKK, via the coding sequence GTGAAGCTCGCTGGAATCGACGAAGCCGGCAGGGGCCCCGTAATCGGCCCCATGGTCATAGCGGCGGTTGTTGTGGATGAACGGAACGTTCCAAAGCTTGAGGAGCTTGGAGTTAAGGATTCGAAGAGGCTCACCCCCAGGCGGCGTGAGAGGCTGTTCGATGAGATAATTTCCCTGCTGGATGATTACGTGGTTCTGGAGCTTTGGCCCGAGGAGATAGACTCCCGCGAGGGAACCTTAAACGAGTTCGAGGTGGAGAACTTCGTTAAAGCCCTCAACTCGCTCAAGGTGAAGCCCGACGTGATATACATCGACGCCGCCGACGTGAAGGAGGCCCGCTTCGGCGAGGACATTCGAAAGAGGCTGAACTTTGAGGCTGAGATAGTGGCCGAGCACAAGGCCGACGACAAGTTCGTACCTGTCTCGGCGGCCTCGATAATAGCGAAGGTAACCCGTGACAGGGCGATAGAGAAGCTGAAGGAGGAGTACGGCGAGATTGGAAGTGGCTATCCCAGTGACCCGAGGACGAGGGCGTTCCTGGAGAACTACTACCTCGAGCACGGCGAGTTCCCTCCGATAGTCAGGAGGAGCTGGAAGACGCTGAGGAAGATCGAGGAGAAGCTGAGGGCAGAGATGGAAGCCAAGAAATCGAAGAATAAAGGGCAGGTCAGTCTGGACGAGTTTTTGAAGAAGTGA
- a CDS encoding serine protein kinase RIO, which translates to MREDVIEREIEDMLGLRERREKDSDLYKIANEVFDRTTKETLAYLHRRGKVEALYGVISTGKEANVFAGVDAEGNRIAVKIYRTYTTEFRRIWEYLAADPRVGYLPKDMRKLVFVWTRREFKNLQRAIKYAVRVPEPVIFRNNVLVMEFIGDELPAPRIKDVERSLEPSDFEELYDFTMGVIERLWKRGDMVHGDLSEYNILLHDRPVVIDWSQATVKRNRMSVELLRRDLRNVINYFGRKGVDVDDFNDKFRELVGI; encoded by the coding sequence ATGCGCGAGGATGTAATAGAGCGTGAAATCGAGGATATGCTCGGCCTCAGGGAGAGGCGCGAGAAGGACAGTGACCTCTACAAGATAGCCAATGAGGTATTCGACAGAACGACGAAGGAGACCCTCGCCTACCTCCACAGGAGGGGAAAGGTCGAGGCCCTCTACGGCGTCATCAGCACGGGCAAAGAGGCGAACGTCTTCGCCGGCGTGGACGCCGAGGGGAACAGGATAGCCGTGAAGATATACCGCACTTACACTACCGAGTTCCGGCGCATATGGGAGTACCTCGCGGCAGACCCCCGCGTCGGCTACCTGCCAAAGGATATGCGCAAGCTGGTCTTTGTTTGGACCCGGCGGGAGTTTAAGAACCTCCAGCGGGCGATAAAATATGCGGTTCGCGTTCCCGAGCCGGTTATCTTCCGCAACAACGTCCTTGTGATGGAGTTCATCGGGGACGAGCTCCCCGCACCCCGCATCAAAGACGTCGAGCGTTCGCTCGAACCTTCGGACTTTGAGGAACTTTACGACTTCACTATGGGCGTCATTGAGAGGCTCTGGAAGCGCGGGGACATGGTGCACGGCGACCTGAGCGAGTACAACATACTGCTCCACGACAGGCCCGTTGTGATAGACTGGTCGCAGGCGACGGTGAAGAGGAACAGGATGAGCGTGGAGCTGCTCAGAAGGGATCTGAGGAACGTCATAAACTACTTTGGAAGGAAAGGCGTTGATGTTGATGATTTCAACGATAAGTTCCGTGAGCTGGTTGGGATTTAG
- a CDS encoding PCNA-inhibitor, with the protein MNRTLDEFLEAAPPKVPGNGDGGERRRKKKRLKSTSLESFLPQEYVDYFKGLRIGSKKIRNARVEEL; encoded by the coding sequence ATGAACAGGACGCTCGATGAGTTCCTTGAGGCGGCTCCCCCGAAGGTTCCTGGGAACGGGGATGGTGGGGAGCGGAGGAGAAAAAAGAAGCGGCTGAAATCAACCAGCCTGGAGTCTTTTCTTCCACAGGAATACGTGGACTACTTCAAGGGGCTCCGCATAGGGTCGAAGAAAATAAGGAACGCCCGGGTGGAAGAGCTATAG
- the top6B gene encoding DNA topoisomerase VI subunit B yields MAEANQLFKEFKIQSVSEFFRRNAAMLGYTGKIRSLTTVIHEAVTNSLDACEEAGILPYVRVEIEELGREHYKVIIEDNGPGIPEKYITHVFGKMLAGTKAHRNIQSRGQQGIGISGAVMFAQITSGKATRVITSTGDDKIIEAWVKIDVDRNEGKIVKKEKHPNPKGWRGTRIELEVKNVRYVRSKQGIYWYLKLTAIANPHAHIELIEPDGKLIVFPRSSEDVPEPPVEMKPHPRGVLTDDVYRMAKKTRRSSVKRFLVGEFSRISDKKIDELIEYIAALRLIKTEDDKNVQEQLYERLMKGEVKAVLRSFKGYTKVVKQVAKLMEKPPEKLSWHEAEEIVEAFKYMKFLAPPTHGLRPIGEENIEKGLTNILKPEFVTAVTRSPKVYSGGIPFQVEVGLAYGGEIPGGFELLRYANRVPLLFDAGSCVTTLAARSVDWRRYKVDDLDRAPLVLMINVISVHVPYTGTGKQSIANVEEIQNEIRLAIMDAARRLQTYLSGKHRRLHQAKRRRTFEKYVPEIARALSVLTGEPEEEVKNYFLSYIEGHFAAKEAGGAEEVSENA; encoded by the coding sequence ATGGCCGAGGCGAATCAGCTGTTTAAGGAGTTCAAAATCCAGAGCGTCAGTGAGTTCTTCAGACGGAACGCGGCAATGCTCGGCTACACGGGCAAGATACGCTCCCTCACCACGGTGATCCATGAGGCCGTGACCAACTCACTCGACGCCTGTGAGGAGGCGGGCATACTTCCCTACGTCCGTGTTGAGATAGAGGAGCTCGGAAGGGAGCACTACAAGGTCATAATCGAGGACAACGGACCGGGAATCCCCGAGAAGTACATAACCCACGTCTTCGGTAAGATGCTGGCCGGTACTAAGGCCCACAGGAACATACAGAGCCGCGGCCAGCAGGGTATCGGTATAAGCGGTGCCGTGATGTTCGCCCAGATAACGAGCGGAAAGGCAACGCGCGTCATCACATCCACGGGCGACGACAAGATCATCGAGGCATGGGTTAAGATAGACGTTGACAGGAACGAGGGCAAGATTGTGAAGAAGGAGAAGCACCCCAACCCGAAGGGCTGGCGCGGCACCAGGATAGAGCTGGAAGTGAAGAACGTCCGCTACGTGCGCTCGAAGCAGGGCATCTACTGGTACCTCAAGCTCACCGCGATAGCCAACCCGCACGCCCACATAGAGCTCATTGAGCCGGACGGGAAGCTCATAGTGTTCCCGCGCTCCAGTGAGGACGTCCCCGAGCCCCCGGTGGAGATGAAGCCCCATCCGCGCGGTGTCCTCACCGACGACGTTTACAGAATGGCCAAGAAGACGAGGAGGAGTTCCGTCAAGCGCTTCCTCGTTGGGGAGTTCTCGAGGATAAGCGACAAGAAAATCGACGAGCTGATAGAGTACATCGCGGCGCTGAGGCTCATAAAGACGGAGGACGACAAGAACGTCCAGGAACAGCTCTACGAGAGGCTCATGAAGGGCGAGGTAAAGGCCGTCCTGCGCTCGTTCAAGGGCTATACTAAGGTCGTCAAGCAGGTTGCGAAGCTCATGGAGAAGCCGCCCGAGAAGCTGAGCTGGCACGAGGCTGAGGAGATAGTCGAGGCCTTCAAATACATGAAGTTCCTGGCCCCGCCGACCCACGGCCTCAGGCCCATAGGCGAGGAGAACATAGAGAAGGGCCTCACCAACATCCTCAAGCCGGAGTTCGTCACCGCGGTCACCAGGTCGCCGAAGGTCTACTCCGGAGGTATACCGTTCCAGGTCGAGGTCGGCCTCGCTTACGGCGGTGAGATTCCCGGAGGTTTCGAGCTCCTCCGCTACGCCAACCGCGTGCCGCTGCTCTTCGATGCCGGTTCCTGTGTAACGACGCTGGCGGCGCGCTCCGTTGATTGGAGGCGCTACAAGGTTGATGACCTCGACCGCGCCCCCCTCGTGCTCATGATAAACGTCATCAGCGTTCACGTGCCGTATACCGGCACAGGAAAGCAGAGCATAGCCAACGTGGAGGAGATTCAGAACGAGATAAGGCTGGCGATAATGGACGCGGCCAGGAGACTTCAGACCTACCTCAGCGGAAAGCACCGCAGGCTCCACCAGGCCAAGAGGAGGAGGACCTTCGAAAAGTACGTGCCCGAGATAGCAAGGGCCCTGAGCGTACTCACCGGGGAGCCCGAGGAGGAGGTTAAGAACTACTTCCTGTCCTACATAGAGGGCCACTTTGCGGCCAAGGAGGCAGGTGGAGCGGAGGAGGTGAGCGAGAATGCCTAA
- the glmS gene encoding glutamine--fructose-6-phosphate transaminase (isomerizing), translating into MCGIIGYIGDRAACEVIVKGLKRLEYRGYDSAGVVTEDGGKLFIKKGAGAIDELTEKLDLLEMPGKRGIGHTRWATHGVPNEINAHPHTDCTGKIALVHNGIIENFAEIREYLLSRGHTFKSDTDTEVIAHLIEEELKSAPSFEDAMRNALLKLRGSFALGIIYAEEPDRLYFVRNESPLVLGIGDGENFAASDVPAFLEYTNRAIFLDDGEYAVIGKDFYVIKKLATGEVVEKPVQEIEWTLEMAEKSGYPHFMLKEIYEQPRAIKDAIHGNIDAVKRAAEEIARYEKIFIIAMGTSYHAGLVGRYLFQRLAKRVPIVEDASEFRYEFEDLIDEDTLVIAITQSGETADTLAAMKLAKKRGAKVLAIVNVVGSMATRVADMTLYTHAGPEIGVAATKTYTTQLTVLTMLAIELARVLGTADEAYLSSLEDGLKRVPDLVEGVLKHDAALRELAENLADRRDFFYIGRGINVPTALEGALKLKEISYIHAEGLSAGELKHGPLALLEEGVPVVAVAPSGKTFDKMVGNVEESRARGAFIIGLGDREELRRVSSAFIEMPGIDELLTPIVYTIPLQLIAYHLAVLRGNDPDKPRNLAKSVTVE; encoded by the coding sequence GTGTGTGGAATAATAGGCTACATCGGAGATAGGGCCGCGTGCGAGGTAATAGTCAAGGGGCTCAAGAGGCTCGAATACAGGGGATACGACTCCGCCGGCGTTGTAACGGAGGATGGAGGGAAGCTCTTCATAAAGAAGGGGGCCGGCGCCATAGACGAGCTCACCGAAAAGCTCGACCTCCTTGAGATGCCGGGGAAGAGGGGCATAGGACACACCCGCTGGGCCACCCACGGCGTTCCTAACGAGATTAACGCTCATCCCCACACCGACTGCACCGGGAAGATCGCACTCGTTCACAACGGTATAATCGAGAACTTCGCCGAGATTCGCGAGTACCTGCTCTCCAGGGGGCACACCTTCAAAAGCGATACCGACACGGAGGTTATAGCCCACCTGATAGAGGAGGAGCTTAAGAGTGCCCCCAGCTTCGAAGACGCCATGAGGAATGCCCTTCTGAAGCTCAGGGGTTCCTTCGCGCTTGGCATAATCTACGCCGAAGAACCGGACCGGCTCTATTTCGTGAGGAACGAAAGTCCCCTCGTCCTTGGAATAGGGGACGGCGAGAATTTCGCGGCCAGCGACGTGCCGGCCTTCCTCGAGTACACAAACAGGGCCATCTTCCTCGACGACGGGGAGTACGCGGTCATAGGAAAGGACTTCTACGTTATCAAAAAGCTCGCAACCGGTGAGGTCGTTGAAAAGCCAGTCCAGGAGATTGAATGGACGCTGGAAATGGCCGAGAAGTCCGGCTATCCACACTTCATGCTCAAGGAGATCTACGAACAGCCGAGGGCGATAAAGGACGCAATTCACGGTAACATCGACGCCGTGAAGAGGGCGGCGGAGGAGATAGCCCGCTATGAGAAGATATTCATAATCGCAATGGGCACCTCCTACCACGCCGGTCTCGTGGGCAGGTATCTCTTCCAAAGGCTCGCGAAGAGGGTTCCGATCGTTGAAGACGCAAGCGAGTTCCGCTACGAGTTCGAGGACCTGATAGACGAGGACACCCTCGTGATAGCGATAACTCAGAGCGGGGAAACCGCCGACACCCTCGCGGCGATGAAGCTGGCGAAGAAGAGGGGCGCTAAGGTTCTCGCGATAGTCAACGTCGTCGGCAGCATGGCCACCCGCGTGGCGGACATGACCCTCTACACCCACGCCGGACCGGAGATCGGCGTGGCGGCGACCAAGACCTACACCACCCAGCTCACCGTCCTGACCATGCTCGCTATCGAACTCGCGAGGGTTCTCGGAACGGCGGATGAGGCGTACCTCTCCTCCCTGGAGGACGGCCTCAAGAGGGTTCCCGACCTCGTGGAGGGCGTCCTTAAGCACGACGCTGCCCTCAGGGAACTCGCCGAGAATCTCGCGGACAGGAGGGACTTCTTCTACATTGGAAGGGGCATAAACGTGCCAACCGCCCTCGAGGGGGCCCTTAAGCTCAAGGAGATAAGCTACATCCACGCGGAGGGTCTCAGCGCCGGCGAGCTGAAGCACGGCCCGCTTGCCCTCCTCGAGGAGGGCGTCCCGGTCGTCGCGGTGGCCCCGAGCGGAAAGACCTTCGACAAGATGGTGGGCAACGTGGAGGAGTCAAGGGCGAGGGGAGCATTCATAATCGGTCTGGGGGACAGGGAGGAGCTGAGGCGCGTCTCCAGCGCCTTTATCGAGATGCCCGGTATCGACGAACTGCTAACCCCCATCGTATACACCATACCGCTCCAGCTCATCGCATACCACTTGGCGGTTTTGAGGGGCAACGACCCCGACAAGCCGAGGAACTTGGCAAAGTCCGTTACCGTTGAATGA
- the eif1A gene encoding translation initiation factor eIF-1A: protein MAYHRGRGGKSGGKKKNRQVQGDEVIRVPLPKEGQLFGVIEQALGSGWMDVRCSDGKIRRCRIPGKLKRRMWMRVGDVVIVQPWEVQTEERGDIVYRYTRTQVDWLLRRGKISQEFLSGGELLF from the coding sequence ATGGCGTACCACAGAGGAAGAGGCGGAAAAAGTGGAGGGAAGAAAAAGAACAGGCAGGTTCAGGGTGACGAGGTCATTCGCGTTCCCCTCCCGAAGGAAGGACAGCTGTTTGGTGTAATCGAGCAGGCCCTGGGTTCCGGATGGATGGACGTGAGGTGCTCCGACGGGAAGATCAGAAGGTGCAGGATACCGGGCAAGCTCAAGAGGCGCATGTGGATGCGCGTGGGCGACGTCGTCATAGTCCAGCCGTGGGAGGTCCAGACCGAGGAGCGCGGAGACATAGTCTACCGCTACACCAGGACTCAGGTGGACTGGCTCCTGAGGAGGGGCAAGATAAGCCAGGAATTCCTCAGCGGCGGCGAGCTCCTGTTCTGA
- a CDS encoding metal ABC transporter permease, giving the protein MIPEYLIRALLASVMVSVLLGMLSPLINTKGLAFLTHALFHSLLFGAVLGMILGLLFENLSLVMLVALIVTVIVVLTIAELEKLGFSPDSAVGIVASFVAGLTVLSFGVLYKVMATRPYFPLGESIVSYLTGDIFLITLDDLTVLVLGGALLFFVILFLYRDFLYLSFDPEGMESYGGNARAYLMILYVLVGAIGALIVQTVGLITLQVVAVLPGAIALMVSSDLRKVIGTSLLLTLGVQVSSVILAYFTDIPPSGLATIMLGVIYGALLFRR; this is encoded by the coding sequence GTGATTCCGGAGTATCTGATCAGGGCCCTCCTTGCCAGCGTCATGGTAAGCGTCCTGCTCGGCATGCTCAGCCCGCTCATCAACACGAAAGGCCTGGCCTTTCTAACCCACGCCCTCTTCCACTCCCTGCTCTTCGGTGCGGTTCTCGGAATGATACTCGGCCTGCTGTTCGAGAACCTCTCACTGGTCATGCTCGTTGCACTCATCGTTACCGTCATCGTTGTGCTCACGATAGCGGAGCTCGAGAAGCTCGGGTTCTCCCCGGATTCCGCGGTTGGGATAGTGGCCAGCTTTGTCGCAGGCCTAACAGTCCTCAGCTTTGGCGTGCTCTACAAGGTGATGGCTACCAGGCCCTACTTCCCGCTCGGCGAGAGCATAGTCTCCTACCTCACGGGGGACATCTTCCTGATAACCCTCGACGACCTTACCGTCCTCGTCCTCGGAGGTGCCCTTCTTTTCTTCGTCATCCTCTTCCTGTACCGCGATTTCCTCTACCTCAGCTTCGACCCGGAGGGCATGGAGAGCTACGGGGGCAACGCGAGGGCTTACCTCATGATCCTCTACGTCCTCGTCGGTGCCATCGGTGCCCTCATAGTCCAGACCGTCGGCCTCATAACCCTCCAGGTGGTGGCAGTTCTTCCAGGAGCGATAGCGCTGATGGTTAGCAGCGACCTGCGCAAGGTCATCGGAACCAGCCTGTTACTCACCCTGGGTGTCCAGGTGTCCTCCGTGATCCTCGCCTACTTTACGGACATACCACCCAGCGGCCTGGCGACGATAATGCTCGGCGTCATCTACGGCGCCCTGCTCTTCAGGAGGTGA
- a CDS encoding methyltransferase domain-containing protein encodes MFEGISEEKVREAVELIRKGYDERKLRARLGSDWEVIAEIARARIKAKDKFSRDDLWMDLEGLRYSTHEIVARYRSERLEKAGVRSIADVSCGIGIQLIFYAMKVERAYGIDIDPAKVEFARRNAEKYGVSNIEFINADSLAPETVGRIDAEVIFSDPARPPEMPERRLEDLLPSPLRIYETYKSRADAFIFDLPPQIRRERIPWKGEFEYIDLFGALNRLTFYTEPLASAERSAVVLPAGARLESNPDLENILEWTDEPGEYLYEVPQAVDYADLLNELFHVLNGEAKMLLREKRRVLATGDAPLKSPYLKRTYAVVGVVPFHPVRINDFLRREGFGRATLKLSVPQEEYWRVRKRIEANLSGDRRAFVFRVGGKAVVAEAL; translated from the coding sequence ATGTTCGAAGGGATAAGCGAGGAGAAGGTCAGGGAAGCTGTGGAGCTGATTAGAAAGGGCTACGACGAGAGGAAGCTCCGCGCAAGACTCGGCAGTGACTGGGAAGTCATCGCTGAGATAGCTAGGGCGCGGATCAAGGCAAAGGACAAGTTCTCGCGCGACGACCTCTGGATGGACCTCGAGGGCCTGCGCTACTCAACCCACGAGATAGTCGCGAGATACCGCTCGGAGCGTCTTGAGAAGGCCGGCGTGAGAAGCATAGCGGACGTCTCCTGCGGTATCGGAATCCAGCTCATATTCTACGCCATGAAGGTTGAGAGGGCCTACGGGATCGACATAGACCCCGCAAAGGTTGAGTTCGCCAGGAGAAACGCCGAAAAGTACGGAGTCTCGAACATCGAGTTCATCAACGCCGACTCGCTCGCCCCCGAGACGGTCGGGAGGATCGACGCCGAGGTCATCTTCTCAGACCCCGCCAGGCCCCCGGAAATGCCCGAAAGGCGGCTGGAAGACCTCCTGCCCAGCCCGCTGAGAATCTACGAAACGTACAAATCCCGGGCCGATGCGTTCATCTTCGACCTCCCGCCGCAGATAAGGCGCGAGAGGATACCCTGGAAGGGGGAGTTTGAGTACATAGACCTCTTTGGGGCCCTCAACAGGCTGACCTTCTACACCGAACCCCTCGCCAGTGCGGAGAGGAGCGCGGTTGTTCTTCCTGCAGGGGCGAGGCTGGAGAGCAATCCGGACCTTGAGAACATCCTCGAATGGACGGACGAGCCCGGCGAGTACCTCTACGAGGTCCCGCAGGCCGTTGACTACGCCGACCTGCTGAACGAGCTGTTCCACGTTCTAAACGGGGAAGCCAAAATGCTCCTCCGCGAAAAGAGACGCGTTCTCGCAACGGGCGACGCGCCCCTGAAAAGCCCGTACCTCAAGAGAACCTACGCCGTGGTCGGCGTTGTCCCGTTCCACCCGGTGAGGATAAACGACTTCCTCAGGAGGGAGGGCTTCGGAAGGGCCACGCTCAAGCTCAGCGTCCCCCAGGAGGAGTACTGGCGGGTTAGGAAGAGGATAGAGGCCAACCTGAGCGGGGACAGAAGGGCCTTCGTCTTCAGGGTCGGCGGGAAGGCCGTGGTAGCGGAGGCGCTATAG